From Elephas maximus indicus isolate mEleMax1 chromosome 1, mEleMax1 primary haplotype, whole genome shotgun sequence, a single genomic window includes:
- the TMEM63B gene encoding CSC1-like protein 2 isoform X1, with amino-acid sequence MRRMGVSPLITLPSAQEDHAAVAAMLPFLLATLGTTALNNSNPKDYCYSARIRSTVLQGLPFGGVPTVLALDFMCFLALLFLFSILRKVAWDYGRLALVTDADRLRRQERDRVEQEYVASAMHGDSHDRYERLTSVSSSVDFDQRDNGFCSWLTAIFRIKDDEIRDKCGGDAVHYLSFQRHIIGLLVVVGVLSVGIVLPVNFSGDLLENNAYSFGRTTIANLKSGNNLLWLHTSFAFLYLLLTVYSMRRHTSKMRYKEDDLVKRTLFINGISKYAESEKIKKHFEEAYPNCTVLEARPCYNVARLMFLDAERKKAERGKLYFTNLQSKENVPTMINPKPCGHLCCCVVRGCEQVEAIEYYTKLEQKLKEDYKREKEKVNEKPLGMAFVTFHNETITAIILKDFNVCKCQGCACRGEPRSSSCSESLHISNWTVSYAPDPQNIYWEHLSIRGFIWWLRCLVINVVLFILLFFLTTPAIIITTMDKFNVTKPVEYLNNPIITQFFPTLLLWCFSALLPTIVYYSAFFEAHWTRSGENRTTMHKCYTFLIFMVLLLPSLGLSSLDLFFRWLFDKKFLAEAAVRFECVFLPDNGAFFVNYVIASAFIGNAMDLLRIPGLLMYMIRLCLARSAAERRNVKRHQAYEFQFGAAYAWMMCVFTVVMTYSITCPIIVPFGLMYMLLKHLVDRYNLYYAYLPAKLDKKIHSGAVNQVVAAPILCLFWLLFFSTMRTGFLAPTSMFTFVVLVITIVICLCHVCFGHFKYLSAHNYKIEHTETDTVDPRSNGRPPTAATVPKSAKYIAQVLQDSEVDGDGDGGPGSSGDEPPSSSSQDEELLMPPDGLTDTDFQSCEDSLIENEIHQ; translated from the exons ATGAGGAGGATGGGGGTGAGCCCGCTGATCACTCTGCCCTCTGCCCAGGAGGACCATGCGGCAGTAGCAGCCATGCTGCCCTTCCTGCTGGCCACACTGGGCACCACGGCCCTCAACAACAGCAACCCCAAGGACTACTGCTACAGCGCCCGTATCCGCAGCACTGTCCTGCAGGGCCTGCCCTTCGGGGGTGTTCCCACCGTGCTGGCTCTCGACTTCATGTGCTTCCTT GCACTGCTCTTCTTATTCTCTATCCTTCGGAAGGTGGCCTGGGACTATGGGCGGCTGGCCTTGGTGACAGATGCAGACAG GCTCCGGCGGCAGGAGAGGGACCGAGTGGAGCAGGAATA TGTGGCCTCAGCTATGCACGGGGATAGTCATGACCGGTATGAGCGTCTCACATCTGTCTCCAGCTCCGTTGACTTTGACCAAAGGGACAAT GGTTTCTGTTCCTGGCTGACAGCCATCTTCAGGATAAA GGATGATGAGATCCGGGACAAATGTGGGGGTGATGCCGTGCACTACCTGTCCTTCCAGCGGCACATCATCGGGCTGCTGGTTGTCGTGGGTGTCCTCTCTGTGGGCATCGTGCTGCCTGTCAACTTCTCAGGGGACCTGCTGG AGAACAATGCCTACAGCTTTGGGAGAACCACCATTGCCAACTTGAAATCAGG GAACAACCTGCTATGGCTACACACCTCCTTCGCCTTCCTGTACCTGCTGCTCACCGTCTACAGCATGCGCAGACACACCTCCAAGATGCGGTACAAGGAGGACGACCTG GTGAAGCGGACTCTCTTTATCAATGGAATCTCCAAATATGCAGAGTCAGAAAAGATCAAGAAGCACTTTGA GGAGGCCTACCCCAACTGCACGGTTCTTGAAGCCCGCCCATGTTACAACGTGGCTCGCCTTATGTTCCTGGATGCGGAGAG GAAGAAGGCCGAGCGGGGAAAGCTCTACTTCACAAACCTGCAGAGCAAGGAGAATGTCCCCACCATGATCAACCCGAAGCCCTGTGGCCACCTCTGCTGCTGTGTGGTGCGCGGCTGTGAGCAG GTGGAGGCCATTGAGTACTACACAAAGCTggagcagaagctgaaggagGACTACAAGCGGGAGAAGGAGAAGGTGAACGAGAAGCCTCTTGGCATGGCCTTTGTCACCTTCCACAATGAGACCATCACCGCCAT catccTGAAGGACTTCAACGTGTGTAAGTGCCAGGGCTGTGCCTGCCGTGGGGAGCCGCGCTCCTCATCCTGCAGTGAATCCCTGCATATCTCCAACTGGACTGTGTCCTATGCCCCCGACCCCCAGAACATCTACTG GGAGCACCTCTCTATCCGAGGCTTCATCTGGTGGCTGCGCTGCCTGGTCATCAATGTCGTCCTCTtcatcctcctcttcttcctcaccACCCCggccatcatcatcaccaccatggACAAGTTCAATGTCACGAAGCCCGTGGAGTACCTCAAC AACCCCATCATCACCCAGTTCTTCCCCACCCTGCTGCTGTGGTGCTTCTCGGCCCTGCTCCCCACCATCGTCTACTACTCTGCCTTCTTTGAAGCCCACTGGACACG CTCCGGAGAGAACAGGACCACCATGCACAAGTGCTACACCTTCCTCATCTTCATGGTACTGCTCCTGCCCTCGCTGGGGCTGAGCAG cctGGACCTCTTCTTCCGGTGGCTCTTTGACAAGAAATTCTTGGCTGAGGCGGCTGTTCGGTTTGA GTGCGTGTTCCTGCCGGACAATGGCGCCTTCTTCGTGAACTACGTCATTGCCTCTGCTTTTATCGGCAACGCCATGGACCTGTTACGCATCCCAGGCCTGCTCATGTACATGATCCGGCTCTGCCTGGCGCGCTCGGCCGCCGAGAGGCGCAACGTGAAGCGG CATCAGGCCTACGAGTTCCAGTTTGGCGCAGCCTACGCCTGGATGATGTGCGTCTTCACGGTGGTCATGACCTACAGTATCACCTGCCCCATCATCGTGCCCTTCG GACTCATGTACATGCTGCTGAAGCACCTGGTAGACAGGTACAATCTCTACTACGCCTACCTGCCGGCCAAGCTGGACAAGAAAATCCACTCGGGGGCTGTGAACCAGGTGGTGGCCGCACCCATCCTCTGCCTCTTCTGGCTGCTCTTCTTCTCCACCATGCGCACCG GGTTCCTGGCCCCCACGTCCATGTTCACGTTCGTGGTCCTAGTCATCACCATCGTCATCTGTCTCTGCCACGTCTGCTTCGGACACTTCAAATACCTCAGTGCCCACAACTACAAG ATTGAGCACACGGAGACAGACACCGTGGATCCCAGGAGCAATGGACGGCCCCCCACTGCTGCCACTGTCCCCAAATCTGCG AAATACATCGCTCAGGTGCTGCAGGACTCAGAGGTGGACGGGGATGGGGACGGGGGTCCCGGGAGCTCGGGAGATGAGCCCCCATCATCCTCGTCCCAAGATGAGGAGCTGCTGATGCCGCCCGATGGCCTCACGGACACAGACTTCCAGTCTTGCGAGGACAGCCTCATAGAGAATGAAATTCACCAGTAA
- the TMEM63B gene encoding CSC1-like protein 2 isoform X2: MLPFLLATLGTTALNNSNPKDYCYSARIRSTVLQGLPFGGVPTVLALDFMCFLALLFLFSILRKVAWDYGRLALVTDADRLRRQERDRVEQEYVASAMHGDSHDRYERLTSVSSSVDFDQRDNGFCSWLTAIFRIKDDEIRDKCGGDAVHYLSFQRHIIGLLVVVGVLSVGIVLPVNFSGDLLENNAYSFGRTTIANLKSGNNLLWLHTSFAFLYLLLTVYSMRRHTSKMRYKEDDLVKRTLFINGISKYAESEKIKKHFEEAYPNCTVLEARPCYNVARLMFLDAERKKAERGKLYFTNLQSKENVPTMINPKPCGHLCCCVVRGCEQVEAIEYYTKLEQKLKEDYKREKEKVNEKPLGMAFVTFHNETITAIILKDFNVCKCQGCACRGEPRSSSCSESLHISNWTVSYAPDPQNIYWEHLSIRGFIWWLRCLVINVVLFILLFFLTTPAIIITTMDKFNVTKPVEYLNNPIITQFFPTLLLWCFSALLPTIVYYSAFFEAHWTRSGENRTTMHKCYTFLIFMVLLLPSLGLSSLDLFFRWLFDKKFLAEAAVRFECVFLPDNGAFFVNYVIASAFIGNAMDLLRIPGLLMYMIRLCLARSAAERRNVKRHQAYEFQFGAAYAWMMCVFTVVMTYSITCPIIVPFGLMYMLLKHLVDRYNLYYAYLPAKLDKKIHSGAVNQVVAAPILCLFWLLFFSTMRTGFLAPTSMFTFVVLVITIVICLCHVCFGHFKYLSAHNYKIEHTETDTVDPRSNGRPPTAATVPKSAKYIAQVLQDSEVDGDGDGGPGSSGDEPPSSSSQDEELLMPPDGLTDTDFQSCEDSLIENEIHQ; this comes from the exons ATGCTGCCCTTCCTGCTGGCCACACTGGGCACCACGGCCCTCAACAACAGCAACCCCAAGGACTACTGCTACAGCGCCCGTATCCGCAGCACTGTCCTGCAGGGCCTGCCCTTCGGGGGTGTTCCCACCGTGCTGGCTCTCGACTTCATGTGCTTCCTT GCACTGCTCTTCTTATTCTCTATCCTTCGGAAGGTGGCCTGGGACTATGGGCGGCTGGCCTTGGTGACAGATGCAGACAG GCTCCGGCGGCAGGAGAGGGACCGAGTGGAGCAGGAATA TGTGGCCTCAGCTATGCACGGGGATAGTCATGACCGGTATGAGCGTCTCACATCTGTCTCCAGCTCCGTTGACTTTGACCAAAGGGACAAT GGTTTCTGTTCCTGGCTGACAGCCATCTTCAGGATAAA GGATGATGAGATCCGGGACAAATGTGGGGGTGATGCCGTGCACTACCTGTCCTTCCAGCGGCACATCATCGGGCTGCTGGTTGTCGTGGGTGTCCTCTCTGTGGGCATCGTGCTGCCTGTCAACTTCTCAGGGGACCTGCTGG AGAACAATGCCTACAGCTTTGGGAGAACCACCATTGCCAACTTGAAATCAGG GAACAACCTGCTATGGCTACACACCTCCTTCGCCTTCCTGTACCTGCTGCTCACCGTCTACAGCATGCGCAGACACACCTCCAAGATGCGGTACAAGGAGGACGACCTG GTGAAGCGGACTCTCTTTATCAATGGAATCTCCAAATATGCAGAGTCAGAAAAGATCAAGAAGCACTTTGA GGAGGCCTACCCCAACTGCACGGTTCTTGAAGCCCGCCCATGTTACAACGTGGCTCGCCTTATGTTCCTGGATGCGGAGAG GAAGAAGGCCGAGCGGGGAAAGCTCTACTTCACAAACCTGCAGAGCAAGGAGAATGTCCCCACCATGATCAACCCGAAGCCCTGTGGCCACCTCTGCTGCTGTGTGGTGCGCGGCTGTGAGCAG GTGGAGGCCATTGAGTACTACACAAAGCTggagcagaagctgaaggagGACTACAAGCGGGAGAAGGAGAAGGTGAACGAGAAGCCTCTTGGCATGGCCTTTGTCACCTTCCACAATGAGACCATCACCGCCAT catccTGAAGGACTTCAACGTGTGTAAGTGCCAGGGCTGTGCCTGCCGTGGGGAGCCGCGCTCCTCATCCTGCAGTGAATCCCTGCATATCTCCAACTGGACTGTGTCCTATGCCCCCGACCCCCAGAACATCTACTG GGAGCACCTCTCTATCCGAGGCTTCATCTGGTGGCTGCGCTGCCTGGTCATCAATGTCGTCCTCTtcatcctcctcttcttcctcaccACCCCggccatcatcatcaccaccatggACAAGTTCAATGTCACGAAGCCCGTGGAGTACCTCAAC AACCCCATCATCACCCAGTTCTTCCCCACCCTGCTGCTGTGGTGCTTCTCGGCCCTGCTCCCCACCATCGTCTACTACTCTGCCTTCTTTGAAGCCCACTGGACACG CTCCGGAGAGAACAGGACCACCATGCACAAGTGCTACACCTTCCTCATCTTCATGGTACTGCTCCTGCCCTCGCTGGGGCTGAGCAG cctGGACCTCTTCTTCCGGTGGCTCTTTGACAAGAAATTCTTGGCTGAGGCGGCTGTTCGGTTTGA GTGCGTGTTCCTGCCGGACAATGGCGCCTTCTTCGTGAACTACGTCATTGCCTCTGCTTTTATCGGCAACGCCATGGACCTGTTACGCATCCCAGGCCTGCTCATGTACATGATCCGGCTCTGCCTGGCGCGCTCGGCCGCCGAGAGGCGCAACGTGAAGCGG CATCAGGCCTACGAGTTCCAGTTTGGCGCAGCCTACGCCTGGATGATGTGCGTCTTCACGGTGGTCATGACCTACAGTATCACCTGCCCCATCATCGTGCCCTTCG GACTCATGTACATGCTGCTGAAGCACCTGGTAGACAGGTACAATCTCTACTACGCCTACCTGCCGGCCAAGCTGGACAAGAAAATCCACTCGGGGGCTGTGAACCAGGTGGTGGCCGCACCCATCCTCTGCCTCTTCTGGCTGCTCTTCTTCTCCACCATGCGCACCG GGTTCCTGGCCCCCACGTCCATGTTCACGTTCGTGGTCCTAGTCATCACCATCGTCATCTGTCTCTGCCACGTCTGCTTCGGACACTTCAAATACCTCAGTGCCCACAACTACAAG ATTGAGCACACGGAGACAGACACCGTGGATCCCAGGAGCAATGGACGGCCCCCCACTGCTGCCACTGTCCCCAAATCTGCG AAATACATCGCTCAGGTGCTGCAGGACTCAGAGGTGGACGGGGATGGGGACGGGGGTCCCGGGAGCTCGGGAGATGAGCCCCCATCATCCTCGTCCCAAGATGAGGAGCTGCTGATGCCGCCCGATGGCCTCACGGACACAGACTTCCAGTCTTGCGAGGACAGCCTCATAGAGAATGAAATTCACCAGTAA